CACCGGCCCACGCGACAGAGAAAAGGGACGGCTCATGCGGGGGCAGCGCGGCATACGTCGCCGCCGCCTCGGGGCCGACGAGGGAGAGCAGGTCAGTCAGCACCCGGGGGCTGAGCCGTTGCGAAGCTGTGGTCCACTCTGCGTTGAGCCGGTCGAGGAAGCGGACGAGGTCGTCGTAGCCGCCGATGGGTTGATCGGGTGGGGCGAGGTGGTCGTCGCGGAATACGGAGAGCGCGCGGAGTTGCCCGTCGAGCAGGTGCGCCGCGACATCACGGACGCGCCAGGACCCAGCGACCGTGGGACGCTCCCAATCGTCATCCGCGAGACCACGGAGCAGCCGGATTAGCTCCACATGAAGCGGAGCTAGCAGATCCGAGGCGTAGGTGGGGGCGATCGGCTGCATCAGAGGGGCGTAGTTCCCTAGAAATGGTGCGCCGTATAACGGATGGCCGTTCAGCGGCCTAGGGCAGAGAGCACGAAGGTAGATCGGAGCGCTGGAAGCGGCAGTGCTACGGACGGCTGAGAACGCTGGCGCCCTCGGTCCGCCTGCGGCGGGCGGGTTCTACGGTACCCCTCCCACGAGCGGTGTCACGCCCCGCCCCCGAAAACTCCCTCGTGTCCGCCGGCCACTCAGCCCGTGCACGCGAACGCGTGGACCCCGCTCGACGCGCTGAGGTAGAGGACCCCGTCGGCCGACGCCGCCTGACCGGGGATCGCCTCGTCATCGGCGAGGAGCGGCCCGAGATGCCGGCCCGTCCCGAGGTCGAACAGCGCGCCCCGCTGATCGTCGGCGTAGAGGAGCCCCCCGCACGCGAGCTGAGTGAAGAACCCGCCCGGACGCTCCACGGCCCAAGCGCGACGGCCCGTCGCCGCGTCGACGGCGAACACGCCGCCCAGCGTGTCCGTGTAGTAAACCCGCCCGCCTGCGACGACCGGCGCGGCGTTGATCGAGAACGAGCCCGGCGTGTACGGGGCTCGCCACGCGACGGCCCGCGCTCTCCGGCTCACGGCGACGACCTCCTGGCCGCCGGAGTCCGTATAGAGGACGAGGTCGCCGGAGAACGCCAGCGCGCTCCCCTCCCGGTCCGTCTCCGGCCCTCCGTCGACGACCCGCCACCGCTCGGTCCCAGTGGCCGGGTCGAGTGCGGCGACGGCGGCGGCCGAGTAGATCGCGGGGGGGGCGTACTCGCCCGAGAACGAGACGAAGAGGTCGTCGCCGTCGGGGGCGAGCGTGGCCGCCGCCATGCGGATTCCCTTCCAACCTGGCCCCTCGAACGTGCGCTCCCAGACCAACTCGCCCGTCCGAGCGTCGACGGCCACGACCCGGCCGGTTCCGTCGGCGGCGCCGGCGACGCCGCCGTAGACGCGGGCCGCATCGGCGTCGGCGTCAACGAGTTGGAACGAGTCCTCGGCCCGGCCGGTCCCGTGGCGCCAGAGGACGCGGCCAGTCCGGGCATCGAGGGCGTAGAGGTAGTCGCCGGGGCAGTAGACCACGTCGCCGGCAGGGACGACCGTGCACGGCCCGACGACGGTCTGGCGCCAGGCCTCGGCCCCGTCCCGACGGTCGTAGGCGACGAGGGCTCGGCCGTCGCCGACCCGCTCGCGGATGGCGTAGAACCGGTCGGCGTCGACGGCCCCCTTCCGGATGGTCGAGAACGCGATGCCGACGGGCTGCCCGGCCGTCCAGAGCGTCTCGAGCGTCGGGCTAACCTGGTCGATGTCTGCCGTCTCTGCCGTCGAGCAGGCCGCGAGAGCGAGGCCAGCGAGGGTGAGGGCGAGGGCGACGTGGACGTTCAACGGGTAGGGGGCTGAGACCACGACGTAGTTCACATGGCTGAGACTGGAAGTCAAGCCGGCTTGTGGTTCCAATCTGGTGTGCCGTAGAACAGTTGACCGCTCAGCCGCTCCAAACTGAGGGCTGGCGGGTAGACGAGCGACAGAATACACGATGCTTGGACGAGCCGAGTACGCTGACGTCTGGGGTCGGCCTGCAGCGGTGAGATACTTCCAAGAAGCAGGGCGGTGCCCTATACTTCTCCCAACCCCAGTGGCCGGACCGTCAAGCCCGCACGCTGAACGGGCGCCGTCTTCGGCGTCGTCCATGTGGGAATGGGAAGGCGGTCCTGGCGCCCGCGACGTGTATCTGAGACGCCCCGCCTCGGTGGGGCAGCGGACGGACCGGCGACGGTCCCCGTCCACTCGATGAGGGGTCTGGCCGCCGCCGGGGCCTTCGGGGCCGACGAGCGGACGGCACCCACCGATACGAGTCGGCCGCCACAGCGAGGGGAGCAGGACGCCGCCCGGCGAGTGCCGGTGCCGGGGGCAGGGCCTCACCCGGAGCCCCCGTCTCGTCGTGCACTGGCGCCATGCTCGACTCACTCAACTTCTTTGAGGGGTTATGCGGCCATTGGATACACTATCATGCCGATGCTGAGGTGCGCAGTGCTTTCTGACGGAATGACTTTCTTAAAATCCACAGCGCTGCTGACGCCGTTTATAAATAGCTGCGTCATTTCGCTGTCAGGGTTGATGGACGCCGTGTGGTCGGGCCAGTAGGTGGCTCTCAGTAGCAGGTG
This sequence is a window from Rubrivirga marina. Protein-coding genes within it:
- a CDS encoding PQQ-like beta-propeller repeat protein, which codes for MTSSLSHVNYVVVSAPYPLNVHVALALTLAGLALAACSTAETADIDQVSPTLETLWTAGQPVGIAFSTIRKGAVDADRFYAIRERVGDGRALVAYDRRDGAEAWRQTVVGPCTVVPAGDVVYCPGDYLYALDARTGRVLWRHGTGRAEDSFQLVDADADAARVYGGVAGAADGTGRVVAVDARTGELVWERTFEGPGWKGIRMAAATLAPDGDDLFVSFSGEYAPPAIYSAAAVAALDPATGTERWRVVDGGPETDREGSALAFSGDLVLYTDSGGQEVVAVSRRARAVAWRAPYTPGSFSINAAPVVAGGRVYYTDTLGGVFAVDAATGRRAWAVERPGGFFTQLACGGLLYADDQRGALFDLGTGRHLGPLLADDEAIPGQAASADGVLYLSASSGVHAFACTG